Within the Streptomyces sp. R41 genome, the region TGGGCGGCGCCCCGCACCGGGCCGTCGTGGGTGCGTACCGTCGTGGCGGTGGCGGGCGAGGCGGGCTGCGTCGGTGGTGCTGCGGACCAGGCCGTCGCGAGTACGGCGGTGATGGCGCAGCCCAGGGTGGTCAGGGTGCGGTGCATGGTCATCGTCTCCCCGTTCGGTCAGCTGCCGCCCATGCCGCCCTGTGCGGCGATCATGGTGGTCGGCAGCGCGCGTACGGCTTTCTCCAGGCCGGGTGCGAGGGCGCCGAGTTGCCCCGTGCAGGCGTCGATACGGGCCCGGAAGGTCTTGTGGTCCTGGCGTGACACGACCGAGTGGATGCCGCCTGCCGCGGCCAGCGCCAGCAGCGCGGCGTCGGCGGCGGGGATCTCGGTCACGGGGTCGTCCCCGTGCAGCGCCGTGGACACGCGGGCGCGGAGTACGGCGGGCACGGCGCGGTCCGTCACGGTCAGCCGCCGTGTGCCGAGGCGGGTGCGGGGCGCCTTCACGGTGAGGAGTCCCGCCGCGGCGAGCCGGTCCTCCACCTCCGTCAGGGTCCGCTTGCGGTGGCGGCGCACGAGGTGCTTCCAGCCGTGCCCGCCTGCGGCGTCGCGCAGCACGCCGTCCAGGACCAGGTCGCCGGTCGGTTGCTTGCCGGACACGGTGACCGTGCCGCCCGCCTCCCCGAGGCGGCCGCGCAGCGCGAGGT harbors:
- a CDS encoding GPP34 family phosphoprotein; its protein translation is MIDDLACLMYLLAHDDAADGPYDRSRTQLLVRAAALIDLALRGRLGEAGGTVTVSGKQPTGDLVLDGVLRDAAGGHGWKHLVRRHRKRTLTEVEDRLAAAGLLTVKAPRTRLGTRRLTVTDRAVPAVLRARVSTALHGDDPVTEIPAADAALLALAAAGGIHSVVSRQDHKTFRARIDACTGQLGALAPGLEKAVRALPTTMIAAQGGMGGS